A window of the Anoplopoma fimbria isolate UVic2021 breed Golden Eagle Sablefish chromosome 17, Afim_UVic_2022, whole genome shotgun sequence genome harbors these coding sequences:
- the alas1 gene encoding 5-aminolevulinate synthase, nonspecific, mitochondrial, with translation MDVIVRRCPFLARVPQAFFQQTKKSMVVYAQRCPIMMELAAKPMAPSMARALCSSSSSHQKTEDIMSASEGPKQEVEPKMPGGHPKPSSGQAASKCPFLAAEMGQKNSSVVRQVSMEFQEDVQEVRTVKKEVSLASTIKGSGAEKTNLMKTLLKQRPKSVSHLLQDNMPGRMARYQYDEFFEKQIEEKKSDHTYRVFKTVNRLATEFPMADNFTGSLEEKSEVSVWCSNDYLGMSRHPQVVQSIMDTLRKHGSGAGGTRNISGTSKFHVELEQELADLHKKDAALLFTSCFVANDSTLFTLAKMLPGCEIYSDAGNHASMIMGIRNSGAKKFIFRHNDVAHLRECLQKGDPTKPKIVAFETVHSMDGAVCPLEEMCDLAHEFGAITFVDEVHAVGLYGARGGGIGDRDGVMHKMDIITGTLGKAFGCVGGYIASTASLVDTVRSYAAGFIFTTSLPPMLLHGARNSIQVLKGEEGRTLRRKHQRNVKLLRQMLMDSGLPVVHCPSHIIPIRVSDAEKNTEVCDIMMSRHNIYVQAINYPTVARGEELLRIAPTPHHTPEMMKYFVERLVNTWKEAGLGLKPHSSAECTFCQQPLHFEVMSDREKSYFNGLSHPISACA, from the exons ATGGATGTGATCGTGCGTCGCTGTCCATTCCTGGCTCGTGTGCCTCAGGCCTTCTTCCAGCAGACCAAAAAGTCCATGGTGGTGTACGCCCAGCGATGCCCCATCATGATGGAGCTGGCCGCTAAACCTATGGCTCCGTCAATGGCCAGggccctctgctcctcctcgtcctcccaCCAGAAGACTGAGGACATCATGTCTGCTAGTGAAG GCcctaaacaggaagtggagcCCAAGATGCCAGGTGGCCACCCTAAGCCATCCTCAGGCCAGGCGGCCTCCAAATGCCCGTTCCTGGCTGCTGAGATGGGCCAAAAGAACAGCAGTGTGGTCCGCCAGGTCAGCATGGAGTTCCAAGAGGATGTTCAGGAAGTCCGCACAGTCAAGAAAG AAGTGTCCCTGGCCAGCACCATTAAGGGAAGCGGAGCGGAGAAAACTAATCTAATGAAGACCCTCCTGAAGCAGAGACCTAAAAGCGTCTCCCACTTGCTGCAGGACAACATGCCAGGCAGGA TGGCCCGCTACCAATACGACGAGTTTTTCGAGAAGCAgatagaagagaagaagagtgacCACACATATCGTGTGTTCAAGACTGTGAACCGTCTGGCCACCGAGTTCCCCATGGCCGACAACTTCACCGGCTCTTTAGAGGAAAAGAGTGAGGTGTCCGTTTGGTGCAGCAACGACTACCTGGGCATGAGTCGACACCCACAGGTCGTGCAATCCATTAT GGATACTTTACGAAAGCATGGGTCAGGGGCCGGAGGAACCAGGAACATCTCCGGCACCAGTAAATTCCACGTGGAACTTGAACAAGAACTGGCTGACCTTCACAAGAAGGATGCTGCGCTGCTCTTCACCTCCTGCTTTGTCGCCAATGACTCCACCCTCTTCACCCTCGCCAAGATGCTACCTG GTTGTGAGATCTACTCTGACGCGGGCAACCACGCCTCAATGATCATGGGTATCAGGAACAGTGGTGCTAAGAAATTCATTTTCCGCCACAATGACGTCGCCCATCTCCGAGAGTGTCTACAGAAGGGAGACCCCACAAAACCGAAGATCGTGGCCTTTGAGACCGTCCATTCCATGGatg GTGCCGTGTGCCCTCTGGAGGAGATGTGTGACTTGGCCCACGAGTTTGGTGCCATCACCTTCGTAGACGAGGTTCACGCTGTGGGCCTGTACGGCGCCAGAGGAGGAGGCATCGGAGACAGGGATGGCGTCATGCACAAGATGGATATCATCACTGGGACATTAG GCAAGGCTTTCGGCTGTGTGGGCGGCTACATCGCGAGCACCGCTTCACTGGTGGACACGGTGCGTTCCTACGCCGCGGGTTTCATCTTCACCACCTCGCTGCCACCGATGCTGCTACACGGAGCCAGGAACTCCATCCAGGTCCTTAAAGGGGAGGAGGGCCGCACTCTGAGACGTAAACACCAGCGCAACGTCAAGCTGCTCAGACAAATGCTGATGGACTCGGGGCTGCCAGTGGTGCACTGCCCGAGCCACATCATCCCAATCCGG gtATCCGAcgcagagaaaaacacagaggtgTGTGACATCATGATGAGTCGCCACAACATCTACGTCCAGGCCATCAACTATCCCACCGTTGCCAGGGGAGAGGAGCTCCTGCGTATTGCCCCAACACCTCACCACACCCCTGAGATGATGAAATACTTTGTTG AGAGGCTGGTGAACACATGGAAGGAGGCGGGCCTGGGCCTGAAGCCCCACTCGTCAGCAGAGTGCACCTTCTGCCAGCAGCCGCTGCACTTTGAGGTGATGAGCGATCGTGAAAAGTCTTACTTCAACGGCCTCAGCCACCCAATCTCAGCCTGCGCATAA